In the genome of Acidobacteriota bacterium, the window CCTTCCCATCTCCTCCGCTTTCATCGATCTCGCTGAGACGCTTGGTGTGGTCAGCATTGTCGTTGCCTGGGTCGTCGTCTCCGTCATCCCAGGTCACGCCACCGTCTATGCTCCTCTTGTAGTAGATCTCTCCCATGGGAACGGGACCGATGATGCCGCAATCCAGGGGGCTGTCCCTCTCATCTTTCCAGATGATGCCAATCTGGTTGCCATAGAGGTCAATCCTTGGATCGAGCGACCACATGCTCATCTCCGTCAATCTCCTTGCCGGTTCCCAGGTGAGCCCATCGTCCATGCTCCTCTGGTAATAGATCTCAGAATTGCACTCCTCCTCTATAAGATGCCTGTCGTCTTCCCAGACGATGTGAACGATGTTCTCATAAGCTATGACGTCGGGATAGCGGGATCCCGGCTCGGAGATGATGACTGGCTCGCTCCAGGTGGCGCCGTTGTTCAGGCTGCCCGAATAGTAGACCTTCGACCACTCCCACTGCCATACGGCATGGACATTCTCTCCATAAGATGTGATGGCAGGATATAGAAAATCCGTCGTTCCGGCCGAGATCTTCTTCGAGTGGTCGGCGTTGTCGTTGGAGGGATTGTCATCTCCGTCATCCCAGGTCTTGCCATTGTCCATGCTTCTCTTGTAGTAGACGTGGAATGCGTCGTCTCCTTCCCTGTCATCCACCCAGACGGCGTGGACCGTATTCCCCGAGACGCTGATGTCGGGATACCAGGCCTCGTAATAGAAGGGGCCTAACATGTTCAGCATGAGCGGCTTCGACCAGCTGCGACCATTGTTCGTGCTCTGGATATAGTACACCGCGGAGACCATATCGCCCCCCACTATGTCCAGTCCGATGAAAACGACATGAATGTTCTTCCCGCTGACCGCTATTCTGGGCTCATGAAAGTCGCCCGTGCTGTTCTTCGGCGTGATAACTTTCATGTTGCTCCACGTTACTCCGCTATCATCGCTATTCCGGTACCAGATTCTCGACGTGTGGATCTGTCCTCCGATGTCTTTGTAGTCCTGCCAGACCACATGAACATAATTTCCATCGGATGCAATATCCGGCTGATTGGAGAACTCTCCATCCACCTCCGAGAGGAGGATGTCAGGGCCCCAGACGCACTGGGCATAGATATTATCCCCTCGCTCCGCTCCAAGCGAAAGAAAAAGAGAGACAGCAAGGATGGAAAGAATTGTCGAAAGGGTTTTAAATCTTATCATGATGGCACCTCTATTCATATTTATTACGCTGATTGCCTGTTCATGTCAAGAGGTTATCCAATAAGGTAAGAATGGAGGCGGCGATCGGAATTGAACCGATGAATGGAGGTTTTGCAGACCTCTGCCTTACCGCTTGGCTACGCCGCCATAAATTCATGTATAAATTAACACGCTGGTTCACACCCGTCAATACATATACATTGGGGTTTCCTGAATTCTATGGAACTCTTAGCTCCTTCTATTCGTAGCGGAGGGCTTC includes:
- a CDS encoding sialidase family protein, translated to MIRFKTLSTILSILAVSLFLSLGAERGDNIYAQCVWGPDILLSEVDGEFSNQPDIASDGNYVHVVWQDYKDIGGQIHTSRIWYRNSDDSGVTWSNMKVITPKNSTGDFHEPRIAVSGKNIHVVFIGLDIVGGDMVSAVYYIQSTNNGRSWSKPLMLNMLGPFYYEAWYPDISVSGNTVHAVWVDDREGDDAFHVYYKRSMDNGKTWDDGDDNPSNDNADHSKKISAGTTDFLYPAITSYGENVHAVWQWEWSKVYYSGSLNNGATWSEPVIISEPGSRYPDVIAYENIVHIVWEDDRHLIEEECNSEIYYQRSMDDGLTWEPARRLTEMSMWSLDPRIDLYGNQIGIIWKDERDSPLDCGIIGPVPMGEIYYKRSIDGGVTWDDGDDDPGNDNADHTKRLSEIDESGGDGKAISVETQFTHVVFDDVRYDRPDPSDIFVKDVFYKQRSCP